In Deinococcus proteolyticus MRP, a single genomic region encodes these proteins:
- the trxB gene encoding thioredoxin-disulfide reductase, with the protein MTEQPQQYDVIIVGGGPAGLTAAIYTGRGELKTLILERGLPGGQIAQTEEVENYPGFPEAISGMELSQRMVQQAEKFGAVIEMDEVQSIQHDAGGAEYPFTVQGFAGSYQGKSVILTTGAEPRRLGVPGEEKFWGKGVSTCATCDGFFYRGKKVVVVGGGDAAVEEGLFLTKFADEVTLIHRRDTLRANKSAQARVFANEKMRFIWDTTVEEILGDEQVSAVRLKNLKTGEESVMETDGVFIFIGHIPNTSFLGDTVKLRDDGYVEVRDDIYTSVPMLFAAGDVSDWVYRQLATSVGTGTRAAMTAERALAELEAAFPHGESAQAQPATATD; encoded by the coding sequence ATGACGGAACAACCCCAGCAGTACGACGTAATTATCGTGGGCGGCGGCCCCGCCGGGCTGACGGCCGCCATCTACACCGGCCGCGGTGAGCTGAAAACGCTGATTCTGGAGCGCGGCCTTCCCGGCGGACAGATTGCCCAGACCGAGGAGGTGGAAAACTATCCCGGATTCCCCGAGGCCATCAGCGGCATGGAGCTGAGCCAGCGGATGGTGCAGCAGGCCGAGAAGTTCGGTGCCGTGATTGAGATGGACGAGGTCCAGAGCATCCAGCACGACGCGGGCGGTGCAGAGTACCCCTTCACCGTGCAGGGCTTCGCCGGCAGCTACCAGGGCAAGTCGGTCATCCTGACCACCGGGGCCGAGCCGCGCCGCTTGGGCGTGCCCGGCGAGGAAAAGTTCTGGGGCAAGGGCGTGAGCACCTGCGCCACCTGTGACGGTTTCTTTTACCGGGGCAAAAAGGTGGTGGTGGTCGGCGGCGGCGACGCAGCTGTGGAAGAAGGCCTGTTTCTGACCAAGTTCGCCGACGAGGTGACCCTGATTCACCGCCGCGATACCCTGCGCGCCAACAAGTCGGCCCAGGCCCGCGTGTTCGCCAACGAGAAGATGCGCTTTATCTGGGATACCACTGTGGAGGAAATCCTCGGCGACGAGCAGGTGAGCGCCGTGCGCCTGAAGAACCTCAAGACCGGCGAAGAAAGTGTGATGGAAACCGACGGTGTCTTTATTTTTATCGGGCACATTCCCAACACCAGCTTCCTGGGAGACACCGTCAAGCTGCGTGACGACGGTTACGTGGAAGTGCGCGACGACATCTACACCAGCGTGCCGATGCTGTTCGCTGCCGGCGACGTGAGCGACTGGGTGTACCGCCAGCTGGCGACCAGTGTGGGTACCGGTACCCGCGCCGCCATGACTGCCGAACGCGCCCTGGCCGAGCTGGAAGCGGCTTTCCCGCACGGCGAGAGTGCCCAGGCCCAGCCGGCCACCGCGACCGACTGA
- the ruvA gene encoding Holliday junction branch migration protein RuvA has product MIVYLSGTVREVRTSSAVLQTGGLGYEVFCPQSTLARLKPGEAAELHTRFVVREDAQLLFGFHDTDSAQLFDLVTGVSGVGPKLGLALLSAMPVSTLAQGILDGDAKLLSSVSGVGKKTAERLILEVQSKVPAHLAAPSGGSKPVTVTTAGADAIDALMALGFREAQVRTVVAGLLADNPEQSADTLIRKGLGQLR; this is encoded by the coding sequence GTGATTGTTTACCTCTCGGGCACGGTGCGTGAAGTGCGTACCAGCAGTGCCGTTCTTCAGACCGGGGGCCTGGGATACGAGGTCTTTTGCCCGCAGTCCACCCTGGCCCGACTCAAGCCTGGCGAAGCCGCCGAGCTGCATACTCGCTTCGTGGTGCGCGAGGACGCCCAACTGCTGTTCGGCTTTCACGACACCGACAGTGCCCAATTGTTCGACCTCGTGACGGGGGTCAGCGGTGTAGGGCCCAAGCTGGGGCTGGCGCTGCTGTCGGCCATGCCTGTGTCCACGCTGGCGCAGGGAATTCTGGACGGCGACGCCAAACTGCTGTCCAGCGTGAGCGGCGTAGGAAAGAAAACTGCCGAGCGCCTGATTCTGGAAGTGCAGAGCAAGGTCCCCGCGCACCTCGCCGCACCGTCTGGCGGCAGCAAACCAGTGACGGTCACAACCGCCGGGGCCGACGCCATCGACGCGCTGATGGCGCTGGGTTTCCGCGAGGCGCAAGTCCGCACGGTGGTCGCCGGTTTGCTGGCCGACAATCCGGAGCAGAGCGCCGACACCCTGATTCGTAAGGGCCTGGGCCAGCTCCGCTGA
- a CDS encoding low temperature requirement protein A → MTQQNTTDGVDFQDHASETGNQDQGISVNSGSEQRGQLTQDEQKVSWLELFFDLIFVTSFDQLAKRLGDSFAPENIIIFLLMFAALWSVWSGNTQFAARFGNENRIYRWGTVLELLTLGALSLTLRSDLADTGWLFAAAYAFNRFTLVGMYLLVARSEPGAGRFAQVTAAGLALSGVLWLLSIPSSSTLTLVLWGLALLVTVVTPLFAQRYHHDALPHHEHLPERVGLLQIIALGGIVTEVVVGGRQQEMTLLDQAPTFLALITCIALFRLYFDQSRALPVLMANLQSRGGTLMGWLYSHLPLTISIMMLGVGFGHGIAYEDKHHDQQNLALVSWSLAAVFGSLALIRYNASRLTSVPSLDRSMVVLLLGTAASVALALSHLSTLPLHIATAVVVVVAAMVTAQDPASAQLGAVEERILEEHGSEE, encoded by the coding sequence ATGACTCAGCAGAACACGACGGACGGCGTTGACTTTCAGGACCACGCCAGCGAGACCGGCAATCAGGACCAGGGCATTTCCGTGAACTCGGGCTCGGAGCAGCGTGGTCAGCTGACGCAGGACGAGCAGAAGGTCAGCTGGCTGGAGCTGTTTTTCGACCTGATTTTCGTGACTTCGTTCGACCAGCTGGCCAAGCGGTTAGGCGACAGCTTCGCCCCAGAGAACATCATCATCTTCCTGCTGATGTTCGCCGCGCTGTGGTCGGTGTGGTCGGGCAACACGCAGTTCGCGGCCCGCTTCGGCAACGAGAACCGTATCTACCGGTGGGGCACGGTGCTGGAGCTGCTTACCCTGGGTGCGCTGAGCCTCACCCTGCGCAGCGACCTGGCCGATACCGGCTGGCTGTTTGCGGCGGCCTACGCCTTTAACCGCTTTACCCTGGTGGGCATGTACCTGCTGGTCGCCCGTTCCGAGCCGGGGGCGGGCCGCTTTGCTCAGGTGACGGCCGCCGGCTTGGCGCTGTCGGGGGTGCTGTGGCTGCTGAGCATTCCCAGCAGCAGCACCCTGACCCTGGTGCTGTGGGGATTGGCGCTGCTGGTCACGGTGGTGACTCCTTTGTTCGCCCAGCGGTATCACCACGACGCCCTGCCGCACCACGAGCACCTGCCCGAGCGGGTGGGACTGCTGCAAATCATCGCGCTGGGCGGTATCGTGACCGAGGTGGTGGTGGGCGGCCGCCAGCAGGAGATGACCCTGCTGGACCAGGCGCCCACCTTCCTGGCGCTGATCACCTGCATCGCGCTGTTCCGGCTGTACTTCGACCAGTCGCGGGCCCTGCCGGTACTGATGGCCAACCTGCAGTCGCGCGGCGGCACCCTGATGGGCTGGCTGTACTCGCACCTGCCGCTGACCATCTCCATCATGATGCTGGGGGTAGGCTTCGGCCACGGCATCGCCTACGAGGACAAGCACCACGACCAGCAGAACCTGGCGCTGGTGAGCTGGTCGCTGGCCGCCGTATTCGGTTCGCTGGCCCTGATTCGCTACAACGCCTCGCGCCTGACCAGTGTGCCCTCGCTGGACCGCTCCATGGTGGTTCTGCTGCTGGGCACGGCCGCCAGCGTGGCCCTGGCCCTCAGCCATCTGAGCACCCTGCCGCTGCACATTGCCACGGCAGTCGTGGTCGTGGTGGCTGCGATGGTCACCGCCCAAGACCCAGCTTCCGCGCAGCTGGGCGCAGTGGAAGAACGCATCCTGGAGGAACACGGGTCCGAGGAATAA
- the ligA gene encoding NAD-dependent DNA ligase LigA — protein sequence MSADAAPLTHDDYLRLRAELERHNRAYYEQDNPEIPDDEYDALARQVRAAEAEHPEWAAAGSPTERVGGAVSAAFEPVDHPTPMTSLDNAFDDSEMAGWQERLARALNLPPDHGDFAFTGELKIDGLSVNLYYRDGELQWAATRGNGRTGEKVTAQLLTIPGIPQQLPGLSGELEVRGEVYLAREDFAAYNARAEELGEPLLKNPRNGAAGALRQKDPELTRRRGLKAIFYSLGRRDGVPARTQWEVLEWLAAQGFPTSPYSRPLGSLAEALAYHAEMTAARAALPFDADGTVIKLDSLRVQEEAGFTSRAPRWAIAYKFPVEEVETLLESISVGVGRTGKITPLAHLSPRLIEGSTVSRATLHNEDFVRDMDLRVGDTVVVRKSGGVIPQIMRVLPDRRPADAQPFAFPAECPECGHTLVRSEGDANTYCPNPACPAQQFERLSYFVSREAMDIRGVGERLIRQLLAEGLVRDAADFYFLSAEQLSGLERSGDKKAANILAQLEASKTRPLWRVINALGIQHVGTRVSQALAAEFGTLERLLAADAPAVAAVPGLGDVIAENLVAALHDGAMQNLLRRLEEAGVRPPETVQERGTALSGLSFVITGTLSQPREYYKALLEAQGARVTGSVTGKTSFLLAGEDAGSKLDKAQQLGTAVLDEAGLEALLTERGVVSG from the coding sequence ATGTCCGCTGATGCCGCGCCGCTGACCCACGACGACTATCTCCGCCTGCGCGCTGAACTGGAGCGCCACAACCGGGCCTACTACGAGCAGGACAACCCCGAAATCCCCGACGACGAATACGACGCCCTGGCCCGCCAGGTCCGCGCCGCCGAGGCCGAGCATCCCGAATGGGCAGCGGCTGGCAGCCCCACCGAGAGGGTCGGCGGGGCAGTCAGCGCGGCGTTCGAGCCGGTGGACCACCCCACCCCCATGACCAGCCTGGACAACGCCTTTGACGACTCCGAGATGGCCGGCTGGCAGGAGCGCCTGGCCAGGGCCTTGAACCTGCCGCCCGACCACGGCGACTTCGCCTTTACCGGCGAACTGAAAATTGACGGCCTGAGCGTGAATCTGTATTACCGTGACGGCGAATTGCAGTGGGCAGCGACCCGCGGCAACGGGCGCACCGGCGAAAAGGTGACGGCACAGCTGCTGACCATTCCCGGCATCCCGCAGCAGCTGCCGGGCCTGAGCGGCGAGCTGGAGGTGCGCGGCGAGGTGTATCTGGCCCGCGAGGACTTTGCCGCCTACAACGCCCGCGCCGAGGAGTTGGGCGAACCGCTGCTCAAGAATCCCCGCAACGGAGCCGCCGGGGCGCTGCGCCAGAAAGACCCGGAACTGACCCGCCGCCGGGGGCTGAAGGCCATCTTTTACTCGCTGGGCCGGCGTGACGGTGTCCCGGCCCGCACCCAGTGGGAGGTGCTGGAGTGGCTGGCGGCGCAGGGCTTTCCGACCAGCCCCTACTCGCGCCCACTGGGCAGTCTGGCTGAGGCGCTGGCCTACCACGCCGAGATGACCGCCGCCCGCGCTGCACTCCCTTTTGACGCCGACGGCACCGTCATCAAGCTGGATAGCCTGAGGGTGCAGGAGGAAGCCGGGTTTACCTCCCGTGCGCCGCGCTGGGCCATTGCCTACAAGTTCCCGGTGGAAGAGGTAGAAACGCTGCTGGAAAGCATCAGCGTGGGCGTGGGCCGCACCGGCAAGATCACGCCGCTGGCTCACCTGTCCCCCCGGCTGATTGAAGGCAGCACCGTCAGCCGGGCCACGCTGCACAACGAGGACTTCGTGCGCGACATGGACCTGCGGGTGGGAGACACGGTGGTGGTGCGCAAGTCGGGCGGCGTGATTCCGCAGATTATGCGGGTGCTGCCTGACCGGCGGCCAGCAGACGCGCAGCCGTTTGCCTTTCCGGCCGAGTGCCCGGAGTGCGGGCACACGCTGGTCCGCTCGGAAGGCGACGCCAACACCTATTGTCCCAACCCGGCCTGTCCGGCCCAGCAGTTCGAGCGCCTAAGCTATTTCGTCAGCCGTGAGGCGATGGATATTCGCGGCGTGGGCGAGCGGCTGATTCGGCAACTGCTGGCGGAGGGCCTGGTGCGCGACGCCGCGGATTTCTACTTCCTGAGTGCCGAGCAGCTGTCCGGTCTGGAGCGCAGCGGCGACAAGAAGGCAGCCAATATCTTGGCGCAGCTGGAAGCGTCCAAAACCCGGCCGCTGTGGCGGGTCATCAACGCGCTGGGTATTCAGCATGTGGGTACCCGCGTTTCACAGGCCCTGGCCGCCGAGTTCGGAACACTGGAGCGCCTGCTGGCCGCCGACGCTCCGGCAGTGGCGGCGGTGCCCGGCCTGGGCGACGTGATTGCAGAGAACTTGGTGGCGGCCCTGCACGACGGGGCCATGCAGAACCTGCTGCGCCGGCTGGAAGAAGCCGGAGTCCGCCCGCCCGAGACCGTGCAGGAGCGCGGCACTGCTCTGAGTGGCCTGAGCTTCGTGATTACCGGCACCCTCAGCCAGCCGCGTGAATATTACAAGGCGCTGCTCGAAGCCCAGGGCGCCCGCGTGACCGGCAGCGTGACCGGCAAGACCAGCTTCCTGCTGGCCGGAGAAGACGCTGGGTCCAAGTTGGACAAAGCGCAGCAGCTGGGAACGGCGGTACTGGATGAAGCTGGTCTGGAAGCCCTGCTTACCGAGCGCGGTGTGGTGTCTGGTTAA
- a CDS encoding AIM24 family protein, translating to MTEREYGRPQAAQTSPATPAGDEASTRLQDFLRDTAERDRPGDVFELESPRMLEANVSGRIWSKLGAMVAYKGNLTFQREGMLEGGMMKALKRAATGEMAPLTRIEGHGVCYLADKGKQITVLRLEDDTLNVNGNDLLAFEDSVSYDITMHRRMAGWASGGLFSVRVSGRGLVAILSHGQPLTLPVRPGEPVITDPNATVAWSAGLSPELRMDLSLKTLLGRGGGETFQMVFEGSGFVVVQPYEETPVLVSGN from the coding sequence ATGACCGAACGCGAATATGGCCGCCCCCAGGCAGCGCAGACCTCCCCGGCTACCCCGGCTGGCGACGAGGCCAGCACCCGTTTGCAGGATTTCCTGCGCGACACGGCCGAGCGTGACCGCCCCGGCGACGTGTTCGAGCTGGAATCGCCCCGGATGCTGGAAGCCAACGTGAGTGGCCGCATCTGGAGCAAGTTGGGCGCGATGGTGGCTTACAAGGGCAACCTGACTTTTCAGCGCGAAGGCATGCTGGAGGGCGGCATGATGAAAGCGCTTAAGCGGGCCGCGACGGGTGAGATGGCCCCGCTGACCCGCATAGAGGGCCACGGCGTATGCTACCTGGCCGACAAGGGCAAACAGATTACCGTGCTACGCCTGGAAGACGACACCCTGAATGTGAACGGCAACGACCTGCTGGCGTTCGAGGACAGCGTGAGCTACGACATCACCATGCACCGCCGCATGGCCGGCTGGGCCAGTGGAGGCCTGTTCAGCGTGCGCGTCAGCGGGCGCGGGCTGGTGGCTATTCTAAGCCACGGGCAGCCGCTGACCCTGCCGGTACGCCCCGGCGAACCCGTCATCACCGACCCCAACGCCACCGTGGCCTGGAGCGCTGGCCTGAGCCCCGAGCTGCGAATGGACCTGTCGCTCAAGACTCTGCTGGGACGCGGGGGCGGCGAAACCTTCCAGATGGTGTTTGAGGGCAGCGGCTTCGTGGTGGTGCAGCCCTACGAGGAAACCCCCGTGCTGGTGAGCGGGAACTGA
- a CDS encoding tetratricopeptide repeat protein codes for MESLFAPGPWGLPNIIWAIARVASVVFLVHAVMRRDWLWAVFLGLGAALGGGLITALFYGFTIFAPSMQGSGTRTRRAVKQTVQSGVEAVKPLDTKIAEAQQALSRSDTLANRSSLAHLLTRAGRLDEAQSTLQPLLTGIYRDDPVVLLTSAALDLAQGQPALAEQKLGQVELQTSAATRTQALTLLAEAQAQQGNLSGAEARYQEAMHAATTEEPRARYAEFLLKQGRTEQAQEVLNRLLQIENEATPLYRRQEREWFELAGRLRRQLRR; via the coding sequence ATGGAATCACTCTTTGCCCCCGGCCCCTGGGGGCTTCCCAACATCATCTGGGCCATTGCCCGGGTCGCCAGTGTGGTTTTTCTGGTTCATGCCGTCATGCGGCGGGACTGGCTCTGGGCCGTTTTTCTGGGCCTGGGAGCCGCTCTGGGCGGTGGTCTGATCACAGCGCTTTTTTATGGCTTTACCATTTTTGCTCCGTCGATGCAGGGGAGCGGCACCCGCACCCGGCGCGCAGTCAAGCAGACGGTACAGAGTGGGGTAGAGGCCGTCAAACCGCTGGACACCAAAATTGCCGAGGCGCAGCAGGCCCTCAGCCGCAGCGATACCCTGGCCAACCGCAGCAGCTTGGCTCATCTGCTGACCCGTGCCGGCCGGCTGGATGAGGCGCAAAGTACGCTTCAGCCACTGCTGACGGGCATTTACCGCGATGATCCGGTGGTTTTGCTGACCAGCGCCGCACTTGACCTGGCCCAGGGCCAGCCTGCCCTGGCCGAGCAGAAACTGGGCCAGGTGGAGTTACAGACCTCTGCTGCCACCCGCACTCAGGCCCTAACCCTGTTGGCCGAGGCTCAGGCTCAGCAGGGGAACCTAAGTGGCGCCGAGGCCCGCTACCAGGAAGCCATGCACGCTGCCACCACCGAGGAACCACGCGCCCGCTACGCCGAGTTCCTGCTCAAGCAGGGCCGCACCGAGCAGGCCCAGGAAGTGTTGAACCGTCTGCTCCAGATTGAAAATGAAGCCACGCCGCTCTACCGCCGTCAGGAGCGCGAGTGGTTCGAGCTGGCCGGGCGGCTGCGGCGTCAATTGCGCCGCTGA